The following coding sequences are from one Verrucomicrobiota bacterium window:
- a CDS encoding pyrroline-5-carboxylate reductase dimerization domain-containing protein: IYLIIEALAQAAVKEGLPETLALNLAVQTVKGAALMLEKTGETPSKLRDQVTSPGGTTLEGLKVMESKAIRDILQDTVSAAANRSRELGR, encoded by the coding sequence ACATTTACCTGATCATAGAGGCCCTCGCCCAAGCCGCCGTGAAAGAAGGACTCCCGGAAACTCTCGCCCTAAACCTCGCGGTCCAAACAGTCAAAGGGGCCGCCCTCATGCTCGAAAAAACGGGGGAAACCCCCTCCAAACTCCGGGATCAAGTCACCAGCCCCGGTGGCACTACCCTCGAAGGCCTCAAAGTCATGGAATCCAAAGCCATCCGCGACATCCTCCAAGACACTGTCTCCGCCGCTGCTAAC